A genomic stretch from Bacterioplanes sanyensis includes:
- a CDS encoding peptidoglycan DD-metalloendopeptidase family protein → MNKSVTVILVTIITLATGCTANREFVSVEEKFGGRQKASGFHIVEAGDTLYSIAWRHGIDFRELASANSISSPYTIHPGQKIDLKAKPVVSSPRPTADVGKPSTRPVTIPVRKPSPAEIGQNPPKIVVKSGQPEWQWPLNGRLIRQFSMKKPINKGIDITAPLGDSVLAAAAGTVVYAGRGLRGYGNLVIVKHDDTYLSAYAHASRILVSEQEMVKAGQKIAEIGSTGTDSVRLHFEIRKNGKPVDPLKYLPPR, encoded by the coding sequence ATGAACAAATCGGTTACTGTCATATTAGTCACAATAATAACTTTGGCGACGGGGTGTACAGCCAACCGAGAATTTGTATCAGTTGAGGAAAAGTTTGGCGGCCGTCAAAAAGCGTCGGGTTTTCATATAGTGGAAGCAGGCGACACTTTGTACTCAATTGCGTGGCGCCATGGAATCGATTTCAGAGAGTTAGCGAGTGCTAACTCTATTTCTTCGCCCTATACTATACACCCCGGTCAAAAAATTGACCTTAAAGCTAAGCCGGTTGTTTCTAGCCCCAGACCAACGGCTGATGTCGGAAAACCGTCAACCCGTCCAGTGACCATACCTGTCAGAAAACCCTCTCCTGCCGAAATCGGTCAGAACCCGCCAAAAATTGTCGTCAAAAGTGGCCAACCTGAATGGCAATGGCCATTGAACGGTCGTTTAATTCGTCAGTTTTCGATGAAAAAGCCCATCAACAAGGGGATTGATATCACCGCGCCATTGGGAGACTCTGTTTTGGCAGCAGCGGCCGGCACCGTGGTTTACGCGGGACGGGGCTTGAGAGGATACGGAAACTTGGTGATCGTAAAACACGACGACACCTACCTAAGTGCCTACGCCCATGCCAGCCGGATTTTGGTCAGCGAACAAGAAATGGTTAAAGCTGGCCAAAAGATTGCCGAGATAGGTTCTACGGGGACCGACAGTGTCAGATTGCACTTTGAGATCCGTAAGAATGGTAAGCCAGTTGATCCGCTCAAGTATCTGCCTCCCCGGTAG
- the rpoS gene encoding RNA polymerase sigma factor RpoS yields the protein MALQQRELREDEVFEDVESLILVDNSDTDSSKEEERFAADTSHKALDATQLYLNEIGFSPLLSAEEEVHYARLARKGDEMGRRRMIESNLRLVVKISRRYVNRGLSLLDLIEEGNLGLIRAVEKFDPERGFRFSTYATWWIRQTIERAIMNQTRTIRLPIHVVKELNVYLRAARELAQKLDHEPTAEEIAHLLDKPVDDVKRMLKLNERVTSVDTPLGPSSDKSILDTIADDGVADPSDELQLQDIHSNLDRWISELPEKQCEVLSRRFGLRGYETSTLEEVGREIGLTRERVRQIQVEALRRLREIMEKQGLNAATLFSDL from the coding sequence ATGGCATTACAACAAAGAGAACTGCGTGAAGATGAAGTGTTTGAAGATGTTGAATCTTTGATACTGGTCGATAACTCCGACACGGACAGCAGTAAGGAAGAAGAACGCTTTGCCGCAGACACTTCCCACAAAGCATTGGATGCCACCCAACTGTATTTAAACGAAATCGGCTTCTCGCCCTTACTGTCAGCGGAAGAAGAGGTGCATTACGCCCGTCTGGCACGCAAAGGTGATGAAATGGGTCGCCGACGCATGATCGAAAGTAACTTGCGGTTGGTGGTGAAGATTTCCCGTCGTTATGTCAATCGCGGACTGTCGCTGCTGGATCTGATCGAAGAAGGTAACTTGGGTCTGATTCGTGCGGTAGAAAAGTTCGACCCTGAGCGGGGTTTCCGCTTCTCGACTTACGCGACTTGGTGGATCCGCCAAACCATCGAACGCGCAATTATGAATCAGACGCGCACCATCCGATTGCCGATTCATGTAGTCAAAGAACTGAACGTTTACCTGCGTGCAGCGCGCGAGCTTGCGCAAAAGCTGGACCATGAGCCAACCGCCGAAGAGATAGCGCATCTGCTCGACAAGCCGGTCGACGATGTTAAACGCATGCTCAAGCTTAACGAGCGCGTGACATCCGTTGACACGCCGCTGGGTCCCAGCTCAGATAAGTCGATTCTCGATACAATTGCTGACGACGGCGTTGCAGACCCAAGTGATGAGCTGCAACTGCAGGATATCCACAGCAATCTGGATCGTTGGATTTCCGAGTTGCCGGAAAAACAATGCGAAGTACTGTCGCGTCGCTTCGGCCTGCGTGGCTACGAGACCAGCACGTTAGAAGAGGTTGGACGTGAAATTGGCCTCACGCGTGAGCGTGTTCGGCAAATACAGGTAGAAGCGTTACGCCGTCTGCGTGAGATCATGGAAAAACAGGGGTTGAATGCAGCCACGCTGTTCAGCGATCTCTGA
- the fdxA gene encoding ferredoxin FdxA, with amino-acid sequence MAFVVTDNCVKCKYTDCVEVCPVDCFYEGPNFLVIHPDECIDCALCEPECPAEAIYSEDEVPAGQEQYIELNAELSEEWADNNITEQKDPLPDAAEWDGVADKLQYLER; translated from the coding sequence ATGGCGTTTGTGGTTACCGATAACTGCGTTAAATGCAAATATACAGACTGTGTTGAGGTATGCCCGGTAGACTGTTTCTACGAAGGCCCCAACTTCTTGGTGATTCACCCGGATGAGTGCATCGATTGTGCTCTGTGTGAGCCTGAGTGCCCAGCAGAAGCTATTTATTCAGAAGATGAAGTACCTGCAGGTCAGGAGCAATACATCGAGCTGAATGCAGAATTGTCTGAAGAGTGGGCCGACAACAACATCACCGAGCAAAAAGATCCACTGCCAGATGCCGCAGAGTGGGACGGCGTTGCCGATAAGTTGCAATACTTAGAGCGCTAA
- the mutS gene encoding DNA mismatch repair protein MutS: protein MPKAQHTPMMQQYLRIKADFPDTLLFYRMGDFYELFFDDAKKSAQLLDITLTARGQSGGEPIPMAGVPFHSAENYIARLVKAGVSVAIAEQIGDPATSKGPVERKVVRVVTPGTLTDEAFLDERSDNLLVALSSQQQQHGLAILELSSGRFSVIEVQGEEALLAEVERLRPAELLYNENTSYPASLTERPGSRSMAPWHFDTDTALRLLTEQLKTRDLRGFGCQDMVHAICAAGALLHYARDTQRNQLPHIRSLSVEQPDDAILIDPASRRNLEIDVNQQGDGQHTLAWVMDKTATAMGSRLLRRWLNRPLRQQQTLRLRQQLISQFISQYVWQPLHDVLRQVGDIERILSRVALGSARPRDLAKLRDALTQLPTLRAELSNLDADLAGELHERIQEFPHWVSKLHRAIIDNPPVVIRDGGVIAPGYDAELDELRSLSENAGDYLLKLEQSERERTGLSTLKVGYNRVHGYYIEISKSQAEQAPTEYIRRQTLKNAERFITPELKTFEDKALSAKSRALSREKALYDELITALGEELIALQTSAAALSELDVLANLAERAETLRLQAPELVADDVIAIEGGRHPVVEALLTDPFVANDTQLTNDARIQIITGPNMGGKSTYMRQVAVITLLAHIGSYVPADACRIGPVDRIFTRMGSSDDVAGGRSTFMVEMTETANILHNATQHSLVLMDEVGRGTSTFDGLSLAWASAAYLAEQVKAYTLFATHYFEMTALPEHYDNAINLHLKATEHDDRIVFLHSVESGPASQSYGLQVAQLAGVPVSVIAQAKQKLMLLENTELPATQGQPSTSPAPLQSDLFAAMPSAVEEALQQANPDELSPKQALELLYELKSLL from the coding sequence ATGCCGAAAGCTCAGCATACTCCCATGATGCAACAATACTTGCGTATCAAAGCGGATTTTCCCGATACCTTGCTGTTTTACCGCATGGGCGACTTTTACGAGCTGTTCTTTGACGATGCGAAAAAGTCCGCCCAGCTACTCGACATCACCCTGACAGCACGGGGCCAAAGCGGCGGCGAGCCGATCCCAATGGCCGGCGTGCCGTTCCATTCTGCCGAGAACTACATCGCGCGCCTGGTAAAAGCCGGTGTATCGGTGGCCATTGCTGAGCAAATTGGCGACCCGGCAACCAGCAAAGGGCCGGTAGAGCGTAAAGTGGTGCGGGTGGTAACTCCGGGCACACTGACCGACGAAGCCTTTCTCGATGAGCGCAGCGATAACCTGCTGGTGGCCCTGTCCAGTCAACAACAGCAGCATGGCTTGGCCATCTTGGAGCTCAGCTCTGGTCGCTTTAGCGTCATCGAAGTCCAGGGTGAAGAAGCGCTGCTGGCCGAAGTCGAGCGTCTGCGCCCAGCGGAGCTGCTGTATAACGAAAACACTTCTTACCCAGCCAGCCTCACTGAACGTCCGGGCAGTCGCAGCATGGCGCCATGGCATTTCGACACCGACACCGCCCTGCGTTTGCTGACGGAGCAGCTGAAAACTCGCGATCTACGCGGCTTCGGCTGCCAAGACATGGTGCACGCCATTTGTGCCGCCGGCGCGTTATTGCACTATGCGCGCGATACGCAGCGCAATCAGCTGCCACATATCCGCTCGCTCAGCGTCGAGCAACCGGACGATGCCATTCTGATTGACCCGGCGTCACGGCGTAACTTGGAAATTGACGTTAACCAACAAGGCGATGGACAACACACCCTGGCTTGGGTGATGGATAAAACCGCCACCGCAATGGGTAGCCGACTGTTGCGTCGCTGGCTGAATCGACCGCTGCGCCAGCAACAAACGCTGCGCCTACGCCAACAATTGATATCTCAGTTTATTAGCCAATATGTGTGGCAACCGCTGCACGATGTGCTGCGTCAGGTGGGCGACATTGAACGGATTCTATCGCGCGTCGCACTGGGGTCTGCGCGTCCGCGAGACTTAGCCAAGTTACGTGACGCGCTGACACAACTGCCGACGCTGCGTGCTGAGCTAAGCAACCTAGACGCCGACCTGGCCGGCGAACTGCATGAACGTATTCAAGAGTTCCCACATTGGGTGTCGAAACTGCACCGTGCCATCATCGACAATCCTCCGGTGGTTATTCGCGATGGCGGCGTGATTGCGCCAGGGTACGATGCAGAGCTCGATGAATTGCGCAGCCTGAGTGAAAACGCCGGCGACTACCTGCTTAAGCTGGAGCAAAGTGAGCGCGAACGCACCGGCTTGAGCACGCTCAAGGTCGGCTATAACCGTGTGCACGGCTATTACATTGAAATCAGTAAGTCCCAGGCCGAGCAAGCGCCGACCGAATACATTCGCCGCCAAACGCTGAAGAACGCCGAGCGGTTTATCACACCCGAGCTGAAAACGTTCGAAGATAAGGCCCTGAGCGCCAAGAGCCGTGCGTTGAGCCGTGAAAAAGCCCTGTACGATGAGCTCATCACAGCACTGGGAGAAGAGCTGATTGCGCTGCAAACTAGCGCAGCTGCGTTGTCTGAACTGGACGTATTAGCCAACCTGGCAGAGCGCGCAGAAACGTTACGCTTGCAAGCACCCGAGCTGGTCGCCGACGACGTGATCGCCATTGAAGGCGGCCGCCACCCTGTGGTGGAAGCGCTACTCACCGATCCGTTTGTCGCCAACGATACCCAGCTTACGAATGATGCACGGATTCAGATCATCACCGGCCCTAACATGGGTGGTAAATCGACCTACATGCGCCAAGTCGCTGTGATTACGCTGTTGGCACACATCGGCAGCTATGTACCAGCAGATGCCTGTCGCATTGGCCCAGTCGATCGTATCTTCACTCGCATGGGCTCATCGGATGACGTTGCCGGTGGTCGTTCAACCTTTATGGTGGAAATGACCGAAACCGCCAACATTCTGCATAATGCTACCCAGCACAGCCTGGTATTGATGGACGAAGTCGGCCGTGGCACCAGCACCTTTGATGGCCTCTCTTTGGCCTGGGCCAGTGCAGCGTATCTGGCCGAGCAGGTAAAGGCCTACACCTTGTTCGCCACGCATTATTTTGAGATGACTGCCCTACCCGAGCACTATGACAATGCCATCAACTTGCATCTGAAGGCGACCGAACACGATGATCGCATCGTGTTCTTACATTCGGTGGAATCTGGTCCGGCGTCACAAAGCTATGGTCTGCAAGTGGCGCAGTTGGCGGGGGTCCCTGTCAGCGTTATTGCCCAAGCCAAACAGAAGCTGATGCTGCTGGAAAATACTGAGCTGCCGGCCACGCAAGGGCAACCATCGACCTCACCTGCACCGCTACAAAGTGACTTATTTGCGGCGATGCCATCAGCAGTCGAAGAAGCACTGCAACAAGCCAACCCGGACGAACTAAGTCCTAAACAGGCGTTAGAGCTGTTGTACGAACTTAAGTCTTTGTTATAA
- a CDS encoding CinA family protein, with product MTSRTDSILALAEMLQSRDLRLVTAESCTGGGVATALTDVPGSSAWFECGFVTYSNAAKIRYLDVPVATLEQFGAVSEDTVRAMVRGAVNNSLGDIAVAISGIAGPDGGSLDKPVGTVWFAWGTDEAQITECCRFDGSRSDVREQAVTQAIQGLCHWLAS from the coding sequence ATGACGTCACGTACCGATAGCATTCTGGCGCTGGCGGAAATGCTGCAAAGCCGAGATTTACGTTTGGTGACCGCCGAGTCGTGCACCGGCGGCGGTGTGGCCACCGCACTGACCGACGTACCCGGCAGCTCTGCCTGGTTTGAATGTGGTTTTGTCACTTACTCCAATGCCGCCAAAATTCGTTATCTGGATGTCCCCGTTGCCACATTGGAGCAATTTGGAGCCGTTAGCGAAGACACGGTACGCGCCATGGTACGCGGTGCGGTTAACAACAGCCTCGGCGATATAGCGGTGGCGATCAGCGGCATTGCCGGGCCAGACGGTGGCAGTTTGGACAAACCGGTGGGCACGGTGTGGTTTGCCTGGGGCACAGATGAGGCGCAAATCACCGAATGCTGCCGCTTTGACGGCAGTCGTTCAGACGTTCGAGAGCAGGCGGTAACACAGGCCATTCAAGGTTTGTGTCACTGGTTGGCGTCTTGA
- the recA gene encoding recombinase RecA has protein sequence MDANKQKALDAALGQIERQFGKGAIMKMGEQPREAIPAISTGSLGLDIALGIGGLPVGRIVEIYGPESSGKTTMCLSVMAQAQKMGKTVAIIDAEHALDPLYAEKLGIDLDSLLVSQPDTGEQALEICDSLVRSNAVDVIVVDSVAALTPKAEIEGEMGDSHVGLQARLMSQALRKITGNVKNANCLVIFINQIRMKIGVMFGSPETTTGGNALKFYSSVRLDIRRTGSVKQGDEVVGNETRVKVVKNKVSPPFTQAEFQIMYGRGIYHMGEVIDLGVKCGFVDKSGAWYSYKGDKIGQGKANAAAFLEEHPEMAQEIEASIRAQLLKVPTTAEENASTDDAEAEL, from the coding sequence ATGGATGCAAACAAGCAAAAGGCGCTTGATGCGGCGCTGGGCCAAATAGAACGTCAGTTTGGTAAAGGCGCCATCATGAAAATGGGCGAGCAGCCACGCGAAGCCATTCCAGCCATTTCAACCGGATCGCTGGGGCTGGACATAGCGTTAGGCATTGGTGGCCTGCCTGTCGGTCGTATTGTTGAAATCTATGGCCCGGAAAGCTCGGGCAAAACCACCATGTGTCTGTCGGTGATGGCGCAAGCGCAAAAAATGGGCAAAACCGTGGCCATTATTGATGCCGAACATGCTCTTGATCCGCTGTACGCAGAAAAGCTCGGCATTGACCTTGATAGCTTGCTGGTATCCCAGCCGGACACAGGCGAACAGGCGTTGGAAATCTGTGACAGCTTGGTGCGCTCAAACGCAGTGGACGTGATTGTGGTGGACTCGGTTGCAGCTCTTACCCCAAAAGCAGAAATTGAAGGTGAAATGGGCGACAGCCACGTTGGCCTGCAAGCGCGCTTGATGTCACAGGCGCTGCGCAAAATTACGGGTAACGTCAAAAACGCCAACTGTTTGGTGATTTTCATTAACCAAATTCGTATGAAAATTGGTGTGATGTTTGGTAGCCCAGAAACCACAACCGGCGGTAATGCGCTGAAATTCTATTCTTCTGTGCGCCTCGATATTCGTCGTACCGGTTCGGTGAAGCAGGGTGACGAGGTGGTCGGTAACGAAACTCGCGTTAAAGTCGTTAAAAACAAAGTGTCACCGCCATTCACTCAAGCTGAGTTCCAGATTATGTACGGCCGTGGTATTTACCACATGGGCGAAGTTATCGACCTGGGTGTTAAGTGCGGCTTTGTCGATAAGTCAGGCGCATGGTACAGCTATAAAGGCGATAAGATCGGCCAGGGTAAAGCTAATGCGGCTGCCTTCCTGGAAGAACACCCAGAAATGGCGCAGGAAATCGAAGCATCGATTCGTGCTCAGTTGCTGAAGGTGCCTACTACAGCCGAAGAAAATGCCAGCACTGACGATGCAGAAGCCGAACTCTGA
- a CDS encoding regulatory protein RecX, with amino-acid sequence MQKPNSELDDLTSLKSAAVELLARRDYSRHELTRKLSPRTTQPQLLQQVLDELVEKGWQSDQRFAQLYARSRCQRGHGPMRIRQDMRQKGLADTLISQTLESLDIDWFELAHEAAQKKINSLANDPKWREKLYRFLGYRGFLSEQIQVAIEQVQQQSERSY; translated from the coding sequence ATGCAGAAGCCGAACTCTGAGCTGGATGATCTGACGAGTTTGAAAAGCGCCGCGGTCGAGCTACTCGCGCGGCGCGATTATTCTCGTCACGAACTAACACGCAAACTTTCCCCTCGAACCACTCAACCACAGCTGTTGCAGCAAGTGCTGGATGAGCTGGTTGAAAAAGGTTGGCAATCGGATCAGCGCTTCGCCCAGTTATACGCACGCAGCCGTTGCCAGCGTGGCCATGGTCCAATGCGTATTCGCCAAGATATGCGGCAAAAAGGCTTAGCCGATACGCTGATTAGCCAAACGCTAGAGTCACTCGATATAGACTGGTTTGAACTGGCACATGAGGCGGCGCAAAAGAAAATAAACAGCTTGGCAAATGACCCTAAGTGGCGAGAAAAACTGTATCGGTTTTTGGGCTATCGCGGTTTTTTATCGGAGCAAATTCAGGTAGCAATAGAACAAGTGCAGCAGCAGTCTGAGCGTAGTTACTAA
- a CDS encoding helix-turn-helix domain-containing protein — MEPSLQMDALLAQQLLQHASQYSGDLIAPNAVVSWLPEVSSAKWVDSRRFAQLADQLSAYNGLQSMVSAGDGLACGDWPTGKVLAHAPNLAAGLQSAFALAAWLPPSAWLCLGEQHDLSIHISPRASESVQLLAISWLASACCNALGSAQGVTLISPPQWHRWLQPLQPVLRDGEQLQLYISSHAAHTGLSNHCHNSYSTRQRACRREQQKLVQHIEFYQQLKQAIQDQLHIRPVNQAYLARLFNTNVRNLQRRLQTLGTNYQTLLDEARRSLAMTLLADASLPLYEISFRIGYTEPSAFYKAFRRWTGMTPGAYRRRYHSQVKHSTVMPYRIG, encoded by the coding sequence ATGGAACCATCGCTGCAGATGGATGCGTTGCTGGCGCAGCAGCTGCTCCAACACGCCAGCCAATACTCAGGAGACCTTATAGCCCCAAACGCGGTGGTGTCTTGGCTACCTGAAGTCTCCTCAGCTAAATGGGTCGATAGCCGTCGCTTCGCTCAGCTGGCCGATCAATTAAGCGCATACAATGGATTGCAGTCGATGGTCAGTGCCGGTGACGGTTTGGCCTGTGGGGATTGGCCGACGGGAAAGGTATTGGCGCACGCGCCGAATTTGGCCGCTGGGCTGCAAAGTGCCTTTGCACTGGCTGCTTGGCTGCCCCCCTCGGCCTGGCTGTGTCTGGGTGAGCAGCACGATTTGAGTATTCACATCAGTCCGCGTGCATCGGAATCTGTGCAACTCTTGGCCATTAGTTGGCTGGCCAGCGCTTGCTGCAACGCGCTTGGTTCGGCGCAGGGGGTAACTCTCATTAGCCCGCCGCAATGGCATCGTTGGTTACAGCCGCTGCAGCCAGTGCTACGTGATGGCGAACAGCTGCAGTTGTATATTTCCAGCCACGCAGCTCACACGGGTTTAAGCAACCATTGCCACAATAGTTATTCGACCCGCCAGCGGGCCTGCCGTCGCGAGCAGCAAAAACTGGTGCAACACATCGAGTTTTATCAGCAATTAAAGCAAGCGATTCAAGACCAACTGCACATCCGGCCGGTCAACCAGGCTTACCTGGCGCGGTTGTTCAATACCAATGTGCGTAATCTGCAACGCCGTTTGCAGACTTTAGGAACTAATTATCAAACATTACTGGATGAAGCTCGGCGCAGTTTAGCGATGACCCTACTAGCAGATGCATCGCTGCCGCTATACGAAATATCGTTTCGTATTGGTTACACCGAACCCAGTGCCTTTTATAAAGCATTTCGGCGTTGGACAGGCATGACTCCGGGCGCCTACCGACGACGCTACCATTCCCAAGTAAAACACAGCACGGTGATGCCTTACCGTATCGGCTAA
- a CDS encoding NAD(P)/FAD-dependent oxidoreductase has product MQRIVIVGGGAGGLELATQLGRSLGKSGKAVIELIDSNPTHLWKPLLHEVATGALDSGIDELNYRAHGKRHGFQFQIGRMSGLDREQQQVILAPMLDDEGREVLAERRVSYDTLVLAIGSVTNDFGTPGAKEHCIFLDSRDQAERFHQVLLNEFLRTNAAMETQQPRDLEIAIVGAGATGVELSAELYNTAEVLVSYGLKHVTPEHLKVTLIEAGERILPALPPRISAAATRELEKLGVQVKTSTFITSADDSGFETKSGERITAQLKVWAAGVRAPSFMAQLGLETNRVNQLLVNASLQTEDENIFALGDCACLIQSDGTAVPPRAQAAHQQASHLVKVLKARQQNKPLPDFVYRDKGSLVSLSRYSTVGSLMGNLTQGSMMIEGRIARLVYVSLYRLHQIALHGYWHTLLLSLVGHINKVIRPRLKLH; this is encoded by the coding sequence ATGCAACGTATCGTTATCGTCGGAGGTGGCGCCGGAGGACTGGAACTGGCTACTCAGCTGGGACGCAGCCTAGGCAAATCAGGCAAGGCCGTTATTGAACTGATTGACAGTAACCCAACTCACTTATGGAAGCCGCTATTACATGAGGTCGCAACCGGCGCTCTCGATTCTGGCATCGATGAGCTGAACTACCGTGCGCACGGCAAACGCCATGGTTTCCAGTTTCAGATTGGACGCATGAGCGGCTTGGACCGAGAGCAGCAACAGGTGATTCTTGCGCCCATGCTGGACGACGAGGGCCGCGAGGTCCTGGCCGAACGACGCGTGAGTTACGACACGCTGGTGCTGGCCATTGGCAGTGTCACCAATGACTTCGGTACGCCCGGTGCTAAAGAGCATTGCATATTTCTTGATAGCCGCGATCAAGCCGAGCGCTTTCATCAGGTATTGTTGAACGAGTTTTTGCGCACCAATGCAGCGATGGAAACGCAACAGCCACGCGACCTAGAGATCGCCATTGTTGGCGCTGGCGCGACGGGTGTTGAGCTATCGGCTGAGTTGTATAACACCGCTGAGGTGTTGGTGAGCTATGGCCTTAAACACGTAACGCCAGAGCACCTCAAAGTGACCTTAATTGAAGCCGGCGAGCGTATTTTACCAGCGCTACCGCCGCGCATTTCTGCAGCCGCGACGCGCGAGTTAGAAAAACTCGGTGTGCAGGTCAAAACCAGTACTTTTATTACCTCTGCCGATGATTCAGGCTTTGAGACCAAAAGCGGTGAGCGTATTACCGCGCAATTAAAGGTGTGGGCCGCCGGTGTACGCGCACCGTCATTTATGGCGCAGTTAGGGTTAGAGACAAATCGCGTAAATCAGCTGCTGGTCAATGCCAGCTTACAGACCGAAGATGAGAATATTTTTGCTCTGGGAGATTGTGCCTGCTTAATTCAATCAGATGGCACTGCAGTACCACCACGAGCGCAAGCTGCACACCAGCAAGCATCACACTTGGTTAAGGTGCTAAAAGCGCGGCAACAGAATAAACCATTGCCCGACTTTGTTTATCGTGACAAAGGGTCGCTGGTCTCGCTCAGCCGCTACAGCACGGTGGGAAGTTTAATGGGGAATTTGACCCAAGGATCGATGATGATCGAAGGGCGCATTGCGCGCTTGGTATATGTGTCCCTGTATCGTCTGCACCAAATCGCCTTACACGGTTATTGGCACACGTTGCTGTTGTCGTTGGTGGGGCATATTAATAAGGTCATTCGACCACGGTTAAAGTTGCATTGA
- a CDS encoding alpha/beta fold hydrolase, producing MTAHSNTAATEQQPAQPLDDAAHGQANVEHLGRHGRQLETRCYGEPGNPLVVLLHGFPECWATWRHQIAPLVNAGYRVLVPNMIGYGHSDKPSKIADYRMDMICDDVRAVIRAAGYERCHLVGHDWGGAIAWWFGIHYSDELLSLSILNAPHPRAFLSQLRSSPKQLLKSWYIFFFQLPWLPEWVIRMGNYRMLADAIKTTSNPGAYQPQDWQQLNEHWRIPGALTAKLNYYRAMLRYRPKIAGKAMVSAPTQILWGEKDLALTLSMAESSQQRTVNGRLITYPDATHWLAHDKPQEINERLLEWIAQHMEKHLHEHVEEHTAPKPEDQ from the coding sequence ATGACAGCACACAGCAATACAGCCGCAACCGAGCAACAGCCCGCACAGCCACTCGACGATGCCGCACATGGCCAAGCCAACGTTGAGCACTTGGGCCGCCATGGACGACAACTGGAAACCCGCTGCTACGGCGAGCCCGGTAACCCCTTGGTCGTCTTGCTTCACGGCTTTCCAGAATGCTGGGCGACCTGGCGCCATCAAATAGCACCGCTGGTCAATGCAGGATATCGGGTGTTGGTGCCCAATATGATTGGTTACGGGCACTCCGACAAACCCAGCAAAATTGCCGATTATCGTATGGACATGATTTGCGACGATGTCCGTGCGGTTATTCGCGCGGCAGGCTACGAGCGCTGTCATCTGGTGGGCCATGACTGGGGTGGCGCCATTGCTTGGTGGTTTGGCATTCATTACAGCGATGAGTTGCTGAGCTTGAGTATTTTAAATGCCCCACATCCGAGGGCGTTTTTATCGCAGCTGCGCAGCTCACCAAAACAGCTGCTAAAAAGTTGGTACATTTTCTTCTTCCAGCTGCCTTGGCTGCCCGAGTGGGTAATTCGCATGGGCAACTATCGCATGCTCGCCGATGCCATAAAAACCACCAGCAACCCTGGTGCCTACCAGCCGCAGGATTGGCAACAACTCAACGAGCACTGGCGTATTCCAGGCGCCTTAACCGCCAAACTGAATTATTACCGCGCCATGCTGCGCTATCGCCCTAAAATCGCCGGTAAAGCCATGGTTAGCGCGCCTACGCAAATACTGTGGGGTGAAAAAGACCTAGCATTAACACTATCGATGGCGGAAAGCAGTCAGCAGCGGACTGTCAATGGACGCTTGATAACCTACCCGGATGCCACACATTGGCTGGCGCACGATAAACCGCAAGAGATAAACGAGCGGTTATTGGAGTGGATAGCGCAGCACATGGAAAAACACTTGCATGAACACGTAGAAGAGCACACAGCCCCAAAACCGGAAGACCAGTAA
- a CDS encoding YgaP family membrane protein — protein MNIDRVVFAVAGSFVVLSVLLSQLHHIYWLGFTAFVGINMLQAAFTGFCPLAMILRKLGVPHGTAL, from the coding sequence ATGAATATCGATCGCGTTGTGTTCGCCGTCGCGGGCAGTTTTGTTGTGCTGAGCGTGTTGTTGTCGCAACTGCACCATATCTACTGGCTGGGTTTCACCGCGTTTGTTGGCATCAATATGCTGCAAGCGGCGTTTACCGGCTTTTGTCCGCTGGCGATGATACTCAGAAAACTCGGGGTACCACACGGCACAGCGCTGTAA